GGGCGCCCCGCTAAGTATCTTTCGCTTTCTCTCCTCCTGCTGGCAGCAGCGTTCCTGATTTATTCCTGCCAGTCCGCCCCGGTTGTGCCGCGCCGGGCAGAGCCCAGGATCGCCCTCGTATTGGGGGGCGGTGCAGCCAAGGGGTTCGCCCACGTGGGCGTGATACGGGTGCTGGAGCAGGAGAAAATCCCCATCTCCATGATCGTGGGGACCAGCGTAGGAAGTCTCATCGGAGGTCTTTACGCGGCAAATCCCGACAGTTTCCAGCTCGAATGGATTGCCTTCAAAATCGACAGGAACGACATACTCGATATATCCGTCATCAATTCGAAATGGGGGCCCGTACAAGGGGCGCGGCTCGAGGCCTTCGTGGAGCAGACCGCAAAGGTGAAGACGGTCGAAGAGACAAAGATCCCCTTCTATCCCGTTGCTACCGACATCAATACAGGCGAGACGGTCACCCTGGAAAAGGGCTCCCTTGCGAAGGCCATTCGGGCATCGTCAGCCATACCGGGAATCTTCGTACCAGTGACCTTCGGCAAAAGACTCCTGGTGGATGGAGGCGTCACGGACAATGTCCCCTGCGATATCGCGAAAAATAAGGGCGCGGACATCGTGATCGCGGTAAACCTTTCGAAGGATGTGAAAGATTATAATCTGGGCTCTTGCATCGATATGATAGGCCAGTCTGCAAGCATCATGATGCATGAGAGCAATAAAATAAAGCTCCGCCACGCGGACGTGATAATCGAGCCCGATGCAAGGGGCGTATCGATGTTCGATTTTACGCAGAAAAAGGCAATGATGGAGGAAGGCATAAAGGCAGCCAAAAAGGCCCTTCCCCGGATCAAAGAGCTCATTGACGCGTATAAGAGTCGGTAGGGATGATCGTCGCCTTCGTTCTCAAGAAGCTGATCACCTGCTGTCTCATACCCCCGGGCCTGTTCGTCGTGGCCGCTCTCATCGTCGCATTCTTCGCGCGCAAAAAGGCACGAATTGCCGCTTTCGCGCTCGCCGCGGCCATTTACCTGACATCCATCGGACCCGTGGGAGACCTGCTCCTCGGCAATCTGGAAAAGGCATATGAGATTCCCGCCCTCGTCAAAATCGCGCAGTGCGACGTGTATGTCGTATTGGGAGGCGGAGCCAATCCAAGGGCGCCGACCATCGACGGAAAAGGTCTGCCTTCACCGGAAGCCCTTACCAGAGTGATGGCCGCCTACCGCCTCTACCTCATCGACCGAAAACCGATCATCCTTTCCGGTGGAGATTACCTTGGCAGAGAGACTGAGGCTGAGATCACGAAACGATATCTCATAAACCTCGGTGTCGATAAAGAACTGATCATTACAGAAACAAGGGCCAGGAATACGTACGAAAACGCCTATTATACCCGCGTCATATGCGAGGAGCGCGGGTTCAGACGCATACTCCTCGTTACCAGCGCCTTTCACATGAGAAGGTCCGTCATGCTCTTCAATAAACTTTCCGGGCCCGTCACCCCTTTTCCCGCAGGCTCCAGGGCTTCGGGCGCCGCAGACCCTTTCTCCTGGCTCCCCGACATCGACAACACCGTGAACGTGACCGCAGCGGTGAGGGAATACATCGGCATACTCTTTTATAAGATCACACTCTGAACCTATGAATCATCACCTCTTCAATTTTTTTGAGGCCGAGAAGGCTCATAAGAAGTCTGTCCATTCCCAGGGCGACCCCCGTGTAAGAACCCGTGAGAGAGGAAAGGTCCTCCAGGAAAGTTTCGTCCGGGGGAAACTCTTTTTTCCCTAGTTTTACCCGCTCCAGGTTGCTTTTCAGGAATCGCGCCCTCTGTTCCACGGGGTCAATAAGCTCCGTATAGCCATTCGCGATCTCCACCCCATTTATATATAACTCGAACCTCTCCACCTTCCCCCCCGCCCGGCTCTTTGCCATGGTGGGGATGGCCTGGGGCCAGTCCTTGATAAAATAGGGTCTTTCATCTCTGATGGCGCCTTCCACTTCCTGTATAAGGAGCTTGAAGAAAAGGTCGCTCCACTCGTCCCTTTCATCGATGCCCCTGAAGCCCCTCTCTCCCATCGCCTTGACGAGAGCGTCTCTGTCGAGCGGGAACGGGTCGACACCAGTCTTCTCGACGAATAGCCGGTCGAGGTCGTAGACGGCAAAGGGCGGCTCAAACCGGGCCCTGTCGGCCCGGCCGAGGGCATTGGCCGCAAAACAGACAAGGGCCTCGACCTCTTTCATCGCCTCTTCGTAAGTCCCCTCCCGGTACCATTCGAGCATGGTAAACTCCACATTATGGATCTCCTCCAGCTCCTCGACCCTGAAGACCTTGCATATCTGGAAAATCCGGTCGCGGCCGAACCCGAGGAGCCGTTTCATGTGTACCTCGGGAGAAGTGTGGAGATAGAAGGGCCCTTTCTTTCCCACCCATGCCTCAACAGGATCGATGTGAGGGTCGGGCGGAGACGTTTTCACGAGGCTCGGGGTCTCCACCTCCAGGTAATCGCCCTTGTAAAAAAATTCCCGTATTGCTTTTGTATATTCGTGCCTTATCTCCAGTATCTCTCGTTCTTTCATCCCCCACCCGGTTTTTTATCGTCTGGATCTCTTATTGCCCAACCCCTTTCTTCTTCAACCCCTGAAAAGCCTCCCGAGCTTCATGAGAAGGGCTACGCTGCCCTCGATCTTATATTTTCCCGCCATAAACGCCTTCTGCCCGTCTTCATTGCCCTGCGATATGGCAAGCCACAGATCCGCAGGCGCCTTTATGGTCACATCGGGATGAGGATGGGGACCCTCGTGAAAGAGACAGGCCCCGTCCTTGATTGCAAGGTGGGCGACGAACTCCTCTGAACCCGTGATCTCGAACTGGTAGATCGCCGAAAGATCTCCCGCCTCATCTTTTCTGAGTCCCCCGGGCATGAGCATGAGAAACTCTCGGCACGATATAACGGATGACGGGCCGCGAGATGGTTCCGGAGACAGGGTAATCACCCTCTCCGCCGACTTCGATTCCCTGATGTTTTCCTTCAGCCATTCTTTTCTGAATTCCGGATCAAAATTGGGTGCAGCATATTTCTGTCCCATATAGGCTTCGAAACCTTTTAAGAGTCCGGCATCCTGCCAGTGACGATAATCATCGCGCATAAACTCCTTCTCCCTCACCACAAGATCCCTCATGAAGAGGTAGAAAGAGAGGTTTTCGTCGGTGGCCGGGTATTGGCGCTTCTCCTTTATAGCCCGGACAAGATCGAGGGCGAGGTCGCGCGCCCTTGCTTCCACGAGATCTTTACCCATAAAAGTACCGGGTCCCGTTGCCATGGCGGTCAAAGTCCCCACGGCGAAGGCGCCGAAGACATGGAGAGTGCCGGCCAGATATTGAGCGGTCGCGGTCTCCGATCTACCCGCCGACACACTCACGGCAAGACCCGGTTTCCAGCTCGTCCGGGGTTTGTGACCGAACGCGAGGGAGCGGTCGATGAAAGTCTTCATCTGGGCCGTCACATGATTAAAATAGACGGGAGAGGCGAAAATAATTCCATCGGCGGAAAATAGCTTTTCGGCTATGGCCGCATATTCATCCGGACGCCAGCACTTTCCTTTTTCCAGGCAGGCGCCGCACCCGATACAATAATCGATCTTTTTGCCTGCCAGATAGATCTCCTCCATCGCCACGCCCTCGCCGGCGAGAACGGACGCGATCATCCCGAGCATCTGGCTCGTATTGCCGACACCCTCATGGGGTGAGCCGTTAATAGCCACTACTTTTCGTTGATTTTCCATTCCATTCTCCATCCTGTTCTCCTTCGGAGGTGCCTCACTTAAATGTGCGCCCTTATTGGTATCGCATCCGACAGGTTCCGGTCCGGGCGGCTCTATACCCATCTTGCTCTGGTAGTACGCGGGGTATCTCCTGTTCATGGGAACGCCTACCCCCAGCATGAAAAGCGCCGGAAGGACGACCTGAAAGAGGAACCCCGTCCCCGGATTGCCCGGCAGATCAAAAAGCAACGGCATGGTCGTCACGAAGGCGGACAAAGCGAATATGACAGCCCATGCCCACGTCATGCGGCGATTGATCGTTTTGAAGATATCGGTCTGCCATACCGCTTCCGGAGATGTCTTCTTCGCGAAATACTCCGTAAAATACCGCCCTGCCAAGGCCGGGAACGCGACGGCGGAAAAGAGGACGGCAAAGAGAATGCCGGTCGGGAAATCGGCTACTATTCCTGAAATAGAGTAAGGGAAAAACCAGAACAGAGCATTGGCGACGGCTATGTACGCGAAAAAGCCCTTGTCCAGGGCGGTAAGGCCTTCCCTTCTTCCCTTGGCGTATAGAATCCCCCCCATCAAAAGCAGGGCCGCGAGACTCAGGGGACGCATGACGGAGAGACGGAAAGCCGTCATATTGCCCGCAGTTATATAGAGAGACACCATGACCGGGGCTCCGGCCGCGAGAAGCCTTCTCATGCGTCTTCCTCCCCTTTAAAATCCTTCATTGTGCTTACGTAGGTCTGAAACGAGCGGTCGAGGACATAGGTCCTGATCTGTCGGGCCGCTTGTACCAGCTGGGCAGTAAGGCCCGCGTCCTGATCCTCGGGCAGGCGGGCCGTCAATTTCTTTCTCAACGCCATCTCCTTGTCCACTATCCTCTTTGCCGCCTCTGCGTAGAAAGACAGGTCCGCCACATGAAGACCCAGTGCGAGCCCTCTCGCATAATGGGCCCCTATCACCACATCCTGCCCGTTAAAGCTCTCGTCGTCGAGGGGCAGGAGGAGCTTCGCGTCCCTCAAGGCCTTCACCTGCCGCGGGTCGAGCCCCGTTGCCTCGCAAAAAGCCTTTTTGTCGAAGACGGGCCCCTCATGCCCCTGAAATATGACCTCACACAGCTCGATGATCCTTGCAGGGTCTTTACCCTCGTCTTTTGAGGCGAGAATTCCCCTGATCTTGTTAAGGGGAAAGGAGTACCGTTCCTGAAGGGACTTTATGAAGGCGATCCTCTCCACGCATTCAGGTGCATAGTATGCCATGTTCCTGCTGGTCTTTATTGGCTCCGGGAGCAATCCCTGAGCGACATAATGGAGTATGGCCGATTTCGGCAGGCCCGTGGCCGTGGTCAATTCTTTCATTCTCAAGCCCTCTTCAGGCCTCTTCTTCCTCTCGTCCGCCCCTGTTCCTTTGCCTGCCATCGCCTCACTCCACGGTGATCGTTATCGTATTGTTCGTGTTATTGAAAGTGAACGCCACCTGATCGTAACCAGGAGGCCCGAAAGAGCCCCTGGCGTTATTCGAGAAGCCGTATTTCTCTTTCGGCATGCCGAAGCTGTTCTTGTCGAGTTTTCCGTTGCCATTCTCATCGTGGTATATCTTTATGGCATACGTTCCGTAGGGAAGGCCGGAGAGCACCCATTCGGCCTTCCCGCCCTTGATCGGCAACACCGCCGCGCGAAAGCCCGTGTCGCCGGCCGCAAAACTCTCTTTTGAATTGAAAATAGATATTTTTGCGTCGCCTTTGTCATTTTGAAACCCGGACACAGAGACCTTAAGCGTTGCTCCATCCTGGGCCGCGACCTGCCCGATAAGGGCCAACAGAAAAACTGCACACCAGATGCATGCAATGCCTTTCATCTTCATATGCTCCTCCTTACAATTTTCGATATCTTCACCATCCGTTACAGAACAATTCTATACCATAAAGTGAATTGTGTCAAGTGCCACTTTACACTTTGTAACACAATTATTCACGACCGGGTCGCAAATTGACATTTTATGAGAGCAGCACCTACAATACTTTAGCGAGTGTCCGGAAAGGACGGACTTTTCCGACTTACACAAAAACTATGAAGATGATTCCGTGGGAAGAGAGTTTCGAGATAAAGACCGATTTATCAAGGGAGGCTATCCTCATAATATTGAGAAATGCATTGCGCAAGGACCAAGGCGACGCCCGACGGGCCATTTTCCGGGGTGAGCTTACCGGTCGCGGGTTCAATATTAAAGAGGCTAAGGACTATATAGGGGGCATTCTACCCCTTTTCCAGGGCACCATCCTTGAGACGGAAGGGGGTTCTCTCATAAAAATAAGGGCCGTGAACGGGGTAAGTACCTTCGGGGTGGTCTTTGCCTGGTCCGCTGCACTCGTTATGTGGTACCAGGCGTTCTACGATGTGTCCGAAGCGAAACTCGCAACAGCTGCCGCTCTGCCCTTCCTCTTTGAGGGGTGCTTTTATCTCGGAATGAGTCTCTTCCTTTCCCTCTTCTATATATGTAATGTGCGAAGGGGAGCCCTGATCCTGCGGAGGCTCCTGGATGGGAAAAACGAGCAGGGCCCGCCCCTATGAGCGACCCTGCGCTTATTGCCCTTGCCCATCGCCAATTTTAAGGCCCCTTAAGGGATACTCAAACCCGCTACAGGGGTCGGTCCGGGCGTTACTTGAAACTCACCGATACTTCCACGGGCCCCTTGGGATCGAGACCGAGGTATTTCGCCCTAAGCGCGGCGCCCTGTTTTGCAGGGATCGGCCTGGTGAGGGATCCGAGGGAAAGGAGATCGCCCCTCTTAAGCCTCTTCCCCTCGGCAGCGAGTGATTGCTTTATCCAGAAGGCTGCATTGAGGGGACCTCCGAGCAGGGCAGTGCCTTTCCCCTCGGCCACCATCACTCCCTTTTCATCGAACATCTGGAACGTGAAATTTTTGAGCCTCTCCTGCCATTCGGGAGTAGTCGCAAGGGCAATAGGGTTCCCCAATATCCCGTATCGTGCGCCTACGTTGATCGCTACTATCGCGGGGGCGGTCAATTTTACGCCTTTACCGAAGACCATGTCGGGGAGTTCGATAAAGGGGATCACCGCATCGAGATACTTCAGGGTCTCCACCGGGGTCTTCGCTTCATTGATCGCTTCGTCTCCCACGCGCACGATCAGGTCGCCTTCAGCCACAGGTATGGCGCCGAAATCGGCCGACACCACGGCTCCATTGGGGAGAAGCATCTTCTGTAACAGAGTGCCCCGTATAGGCTCCGACACACCCAACATCTTCTGCATATTCGGATTGGTGAGACCCGCCTTGTATCCCACCGGCTCCCCGAGCTCTTTGCTGATTGCAGCAATGAATTCCCCCTGCGCTTTCCGAGCCTGATCGAGGGTCATTGTCGCGTCAAAAGAGGTGATGGGCTTCTTATTGAGAAATTCCTCCGCCACTTGAGCACCTGTTTGGGCGACTCCGGCGGTCACAAGAGACAATACCGTTGCACAAATCAGGAACAAGACTGCCCCTACCTTACCGATTCTCCACGTATCGATTTTCATAATTCTCCCCTTATCGAATGGATTTAATGTTCTTCCCTTATCAACTATCACCACAGCCTTCAGTAGAGTTCACGCTTCTTCCCTGTGACACCTGTCCCTCCTTCCAGAATCCGAACAGGTCGAAGGCATTCCTAAAGCCGATACGCTCCAGGATTGCCGAGTCCTTGACGAGACCCGCGAGGACTTCAAAATTCCTCCTGATACCCGGGACACCCGGAAAATCGGTCCCGTACAGAAATTTTGTCGCACACTTCTTCATGGACGGGAAGTACTGAAGGAGGTTGCCGGGAGGAAGGCCTGATATGTCGATATAGACATTCTCGAACCTTTTCACCATGAATTCCGCGATATGATACCAGAACCCTCTCCCTCCGTGACAAAGGACGACCTTCAGGAGAGGAAAATCACTCACCACGTCATCGAAGGTGTAGGGATCGGAATAACGCATTTTGGAGCCCTGAAAGACACTGGTCCCTGCATGGAACATTACAATAAGCCCCTCCTGTTCGCATTTATCGTAAAGGGGGTAGAGCCTTTGATCGTTTGCATAAAAAAAACCGTGAATCGGGTGTATCTTTAGCCCCCGCGCACCGCGGTGTAGCTGGTCCACGAAAGCGGTCATGGGATCGTCATGATAGTTTGGATTTATATTCGCGAACGGAATCAGCTCCGGATGGAGGGAATTTATCTCGAGGGCCCTCTGGAAAGGCATCACCCCGGCGGTAAGGGGCGAGTGCTCCGGAATCAGAATCCCGCCTACCACACCTTCCTCTTTTACGGCTTCCCCATATGCGTCGGGCATCTGCCGCCCTTTTTCATCGAAGATCCGCGGGACATAGGGACCGGTGTCCATCCAGAGCCTTCGGGCGGGCTCCGTCCATTCAAATCTGTGCCCTACATGTATATGGACGTCGATGAGTCGCACTTTTCTTCTTTTATATCAATGAGAAAAGATTGTCAAGGAGCCGCTCTCCGACCGCTTGACTTTGGCGAATCCGGCTTTATGATTCACCATATAGATTCTGTGGCATTGGGGCTTCAGACAAAGGGGTTCAGGCACAGGGCGTAACAGAA
This genomic interval from Syntrophorhabdaceae bacterium contains the following:
- a CDS encoding MerR family transcriptional regulator, encoding MAGKGTGADERKKRPEEGLRMKELTTATGLPKSAILHYVAQGLLPEPIKTSRNMAYYAPECVERIAFIKSLQERYSFPLNKIRGILASKDEGKDPARIIELCEVIFQGHEGPVFDKKAFCEATGLDPRQVKALRDAKLLLPLDDESFNGQDVVIGAHYARGLALGLHVADLSFYAEAAKRIVDKEMALRKKLTARLPEDQDAGLTAQLVQAARQIRTYVLDRSFQTYVSTMKDFKGEEDA
- a CDS encoding NAD(P)H-dependent oxidoreductase, producing the protein MRRLLAAGAPVMVSLYITAGNMTAFRLSVMRPLSLAALLLMGGILYAKGRREGLTALDKGFFAYIAVANALFWFFPYSISGIVADFPTGILFAVLFSAVAFPALAGRYFTEYFAKKTSPEAVWQTDIFKTINRRMTWAWAVIFALSAFVTTMPLLFDLPGNPGTGFLFQVVLPALFMLGVGVPMNRRYPAYYQSKMGIEPPGPEPVGCDTNKGAHLSEAPPKENRMENGMENQRKVVAINGSPHEGVGNTSQMLGMIASVLAGEGVAMEEIYLAGKKIDYCIGCGACLEKGKCWRPDEYAAIAEKLFSADGIIFASPVYFNHVTAQMKTFIDRSLAFGHKPRTSWKPGLAVSVSAGRSETATAQYLAGTLHVFGAFAVGTLTAMATGPGTFMGKDLVEARARDLALDLVRAIKEKRQYPATDENLSFYLFMRDLVVREKEFMRDDYRHWQDAGLLKGFEAYMGQKYAAPNFDPEFRKEWLKENIRESKSAERVITLSPEPSRGPSSVISCREFLMLMPGGLRKDEAGDLSAIYQFEITGSEEFVAHLAIKDGACLFHEGPHPHPDVTIKAPADLWLAISQGNEDGQKAFMAGKYKIEGSVALLMKLGRLFRG
- a CDS encoding YdcF family protein, which produces MIVAFVLKKLITCCLIPPGLFVVAALIVAFFARKKARIAAFALAAAIYLTSIGPVGDLLLGNLEKAYEIPALVKIAQCDVYVVLGGGANPRAPTIDGKGLPSPEALTRVMAAYRLYLIDRKPIILSGGDYLGRETEAEITKRYLINLGVDKELIITETRARNTYENAYYTRVICEERGFRRILLVTSAFHMRRSVMLFNKLSGPVTPFPAGSRASGAADPFSWLPDIDNTVNVTAAVREYIGILFYKITL
- a CDS encoding DUF2141 domain-containing protein: MKMKGIACIWCAVFLLALIGQVAAQDGATLKVSVSGFQNDKGDAKISIFNSKESFAAGDTGFRAAVLPIKGGKAEWVLSGLPYGTYAIKIYHDENGNGKLDKNSFGMPKEKYGFSNNARGSFGPPGYDQVAFTFNNTNNTITITVE
- a CDS encoding amidohydrolase family protein — its product is MRLIDVHIHVGHRFEWTEPARRLWMDTGPYVPRIFDEKGRQMPDAYGEAVKEEGVVGGILIPEHSPLTAGVMPFQRALEINSLHPELIPFANINPNYHDDPMTAFVDQLHRGARGLKIHPIHGFFYANDQRLYPLYDKCEQEGLIVMFHAGTSVFQGSKMRYSDPYTFDDVVSDFPLLKVVLCHGGRGFWYHIAEFMVKRFENVYIDISGLPPGNLLQYFPSMKKCATKFLYGTDFPGVPGIRRNFEVLAGLVKDSAILERIGFRNAFDLFGFWKEGQVSQGRSVNSTEGCGDS
- the epmA gene encoding EF-P lysine aminoacylase EpmA encodes the protein MKEREILEIRHEYTKAIREFFYKGDYLEVETPSLVKTSPPDPHIDPVEAWVGKKGPFYLHTSPEVHMKRLLGFGRDRIFQICKVFRVEELEEIHNVEFTMLEWYREGTYEEAMKEVEALVCFAANALGRADRARFEPPFAVYDLDRLFVEKTGVDPFPLDRDALVKAMGERGFRGIDERDEWSDLFFKLLIQEVEGAIRDERPYFIKDWPQAIPTMAKSRAGGKVERFELYINGVEIANGYTELIDPVEQRARFLKSNLERVKLGKKEFPPDETFLEDLSSLTGSYTGVALGMDRLLMSLLGLKKIEEVMIHRFRV
- a CDS encoding patatin-like phospholipase family protein, yielding MSGSGRPAKYLSLSLLLLAAAFLIYSCQSAPVVPRRAEPRIALVLGGGAAKGFAHVGVIRVLEQEKIPISMIVGTSVGSLIGGLYAANPDSFQLEWIAFKIDRNDILDISVINSKWGPVQGARLEAFVEQTAKVKTVEETKIPFYPVATDINTGETVTLEKGSLAKAIRASSAIPGIFVPVTFGKRLLVDGGVTDNVPCDIAKNKGADIVIAVNLSKDVKDYNLGSCIDMIGQSASIMMHESNKIKLRHADVIIEPDARGVSMFDFTQKKAMMEEGIKAAKKALPRIKELIDAYKSR